Genomic DNA from Dehalococcoidia bacterium:
GAGATCTTGCCCACCTTCTCCCGCAAGCCGCTGTTCGGCTATCCGGTGGTCGTCTTCTCCGGCGTGGCGATCGGCTTCATGTCCTGGGGCGTGTGGGCACACCACATGTTCACCACGGGACTCGGCGCTACCGCCAATTCCGCCTTCGCCGTGAGCACGATGCTGATCGCCGTGCCCACCGGCGTGAAGATCTTCAACTGGGTGTTCACCATCTGGGGCGGCGACGTACGGCTGAAGACGCCGTTCTACTTCGCCATCGGCTTTGTCGCCATGTTCATCATCGGCGGGCTCAGCGGCGTGACGCATGCGCTCGTGCCCTCGGACGCCGAGCAGCACCAGACTTACTACATCGTGGCGCACTTCCACTACGTGCTCTTCGGCGGCGCCATCTTCGGCCTGTTCGGCGGCATCTACTACTGGTTCCCGAAGATGACCGGCCGCCTGCTCAGCGAGAAGATTGGCCTCACCCACTTCTGGCTGATGATGATCGGCTTCAACATGACCTTCGGGCCGTTCCACATGCTCGGCCTCGACGGCATGCCACGCCGCATCTACACCTATCCGACGGATCGTGGCTGGGGCTTCTGGAACATGGTCGCCACGATCGGCGCCTTCACGATCGCCCTGTCGATCCTTGTCTTCCTGATCAACGTCTTCCGCTCCCTGCGTAAGGAGCCGGACGCCGGCCCAGATCCGTGGGACGCCCGCACCTTGGAATGGTCGATCCCCTCCCCGCCGCCGGAGTACAACTTCGCGACCATCCCGGTCGTGCAGGCGCGCGATCCGCTCTGGCATCAGAAGCTGCTGCGCCGCTACCGGGCGCCGCGGGCGGAGTCGATCGCTGAGCAGCAGGTCGAGGAAGAGCCGGGGCACATTCACATGCCCAGCCCGTCGTATTATCCGCTGATCACGGCGCTCGGCCTGCCGATCATGATGTACGCGCTGATCTGGCAGAACGACAACAAGGGGCTGTGGGGCCTGTTCGTCGCCGGCGCGCTGGTGTTGCTGCTCGGCGCCTACGGCTGGGCGACGGAGCCGACGTAGCTGGTGAACGATAGCAGGAACCTGGAGTAGGCAAACGTGAACGAAGCGGCGGTGGCAACGCACGTCGAGCAAACGGCGACCGGCTACGACAGCCGCAAGCTGTTCATGTGGATCTTCCTGGCCTCGGAGTGCATGTTCTTCGGCTCGCTGATTGCGACCTACCTGCTCTACCGCGGCCGCAGTCTCGACCCGCCGTATCCGGGCAACGGCTTCAGCTACAACATTCCTTACACCTCCGTCAGCTCGTTCGTCCTGCTGATGAGCAGCCTGACGATGGTGCTCGCGCTCTCGGCGATCCAGCGCGGCGACCACCGCGCCCTGCGCGTCTGGCTGCTAGCAACGGCCTTCCTGGGCTGCACGTTCATCGGCGGGCAGGCCTTCGAGTTCACCGACTTCGTCTCAAAGGGCGTGACGCTCAAGCAGAACCTGTTCGGCACGACGTTCTTTGTGC
This window encodes:
- the ctaD gene encoding cytochrome c oxidase subunit I; this translates as MATIARPMPGLAPRPSIGSRIWGVMTTVDHKVIGLLYLTTSMFFFLVGGVEALAIRSQLAKPNQHLYSAETYNALFTMHGTTMIFLVVMPMGVAFFNFIVPLQIGARDVAFPRLNALSYWLYLFGAIVINTGWFVGAAPDDGWFGYANLTTLAYSTGHNQDFWFAGLQILGVASLIGALNFAVTILNLRAPGMRLMRMPVFVWMTLVTSALLILALPVITVALIELLFDRQFATNFFNVTKGGDPVLWQHLFWLFGHPEVYIMILPAMGIVSEILPTFSRKPLFGYPVVVFSGVAIGFMSWGVWAHHMFTTGLGATANSAFAVSTMLIAVPTGVKIFNWVFTIWGGDVRLKTPFYFAIGFVAMFIIGGLSGVTHALVPSDAEQHQTYYIVAHFHYVLFGGAIFGLFGGIYYWFPKMTGRLLSEKIGLTHFWLMMIGFNMTFGPFHMLGLDGMPRRIYTYPTDRGWGFWNMVATIGAFTIALSILVFLINVFRSLRKEPDAGPDPWDARTLEWSIPSPPPEYNFATIPVVQARDPLWHQKLLRRYRAPRAESIAEQQVEEEPGHIHMPSPSYYPLITALGLPIMMYALIWQNDNKGLWGLFVAGALVLLLGAYGWATEPT
- a CDS encoding cytochrome c oxidase subunit 3 is translated as MNEAAVATHVEQTATGYDSRKLFMWIFLASECMFFGSLIATYLLYRGRSLDPPYPGNGFSYNIPYTSVSSFVLLMSSLTMVLALSAIQRGDHRALRVWLLATAFLGCTFIGGQAFEFTDFVSKGVTLKQNLFGTTFFVLTGFHGAHVTVGVLMLLSLFALSMRGKLPQSSSLNVELVGLYWHFVDVVWIVIFTLIYLVKL